In Malus sylvestris chromosome 15, drMalSylv7.2, whole genome shotgun sequence, a single genomic region encodes these proteins:
- the LOC126603789 gene encoding protein DA1-like isoform X2: MGWLSKIFKGSSHKISEEHCHDNSGEDADSHEPSCSGEVWSENENEDIDRAIALSLLEENQKGKNVVGSDSQLQEDEQLARVIQESLNAESPPRHGNGNGNTYQPIPPIPPIPPPRHGNGNGNGNTYQPITPPRYGNGSSYPIPMYYPMGSRVCAGCNAEIGFGRYLNCMNAVWHPECFRCRACNQPISDYEFSTSGHYPYHKACYKESYHPKCDVCKHFIPTNPAGLIEYRAHPFWVQKYCPAHEIDNTPRCGSCERMEARDTRYVPLDDGRKLCLECLDSAVMDTSECQPLYLDIQEFYEGLNMKLEQQVPLLLVERQALNEARGGERNGHYHMPETRGLCLSEEQTISKISRRPRFGAGHQAAELITEPYKLTRRCEVTAILILYGLPRLLTGSILAHEMMHAWLRLKGYRPLSQDVEEGICQVLAHMWLEAELMSGSGGNAASTSSSSSSRASKKGTRSPFESKLGGFFLHQLETDMSPVYGDGFRAGQQAVQKYGLRSTLEHIRMTGLFPY; this comes from the exons ATGGGTTGGCTTAGCAAGATTTTTAAAGGCTCGAGCCACAAAATATCGGAGGAGCATTGTCATGACAACAGTGGCGAGGATGCAGATAGCCATGAACCTTCTTGTTCAGGG GAGGTCTGGTCAGAAAATGAGAATGAAGATATAGATCGTGCTATTGCGCTCTCTCTTTTAGAAGAAAACCAAAAGGGGAAAAATGTGGTTG GTTCTGATTCTCAGTTGCAAGAAGATGAACAACTTGCCAGAGTCATACAAGAAAGTCTGAATGCGGAGTCTCCTCCTCGACatggaaatggaaatggaaatACGTATCAACCTATCCCTCCTATCCCTCCTATCCCTCCTCCCCGACatggaaatggaaatggaaatggaaatACATATCAACCTATCACTCCTCCCCGATATGGAAATGGAAGTTCATATCCTATCCCTATGTACTACCCAATGGGCTCCAG GGTTTGTGCTGGTTGCAATGCTGAGATCGGTTTTGGACGATATTTAAATTGCATGAATGCAGTTTGGCATCCAGAATGTTTCCGCTGTCGTGCATGTAACCAACCAATTTCTGATTATGAG TTTTCTACATCTGGGCATTATCCTTACCATAAAGCTTGCTACAAGGAGAGCTACCATCCAAAATGTGATGTTTGCAAGCACTTT ATTCCAACAAACCCTGCTGGTCTTATTGAATATAGGGCACATCCATTTTGGGTCCAAAAATACTGCCCTGCTCATGAAATTGATAATACTCCTCGGTGCGGCAGTTGTGAGCGAATGGAG GCCCGAGACACAAGATATGTACCCCTTGATGATGGTCGGAAGCTCTGTCTAGAGTGTCTGGACTCTGCAGTCATGGATACCAGTGAATGCCAACCCTTATATCTCGATATTCAagaattttatgaaggtttaAATATGAAGTTGGAGCAGCAAGTTCCACTACTCTTGGTTGAAAGACAAGCGCTAAATGAAgcaagaggaggagaaagaaat GGCCATTATCACATGCCTGAGACTAGAGGGCTTTGCCTTTCTGAGGAACAAACTATTAGCAAG ATTTCAAGGCGGCCACGGTTTGGGGCAGGACACCAAGCTGCGGAATTGATAACAGAGCCCTACAAGCTGACTCGTCGCTGTGAGGTGACTGCAATTCTAATCTTATATGGTCTTCCAAG GTTGCTGACTGGGTCTATTCTAGCTCACGAGATGATGCATGCATGGCTGCGGCTTAAAG GTTACCGACCTCTTAGTCAAGATGTCGAAGAAGGTATCTGTCAAGTTTTAGCTCACATGTGGCTAGAGGCCGAGCTTATGTCTGGCTCAGGCGGCAATGCTGCATCAACCtcgtcttcctcctcttccaggGCATCAAAGAAGGGTACAAGATCACCGTTTGAGAGTAAGCTCGGGGGGTTCTTTTTGCACCAGCTTGAAACAGACATGTCCCCGGTATATGGAGATGGATTCAGGGCCGGTCAACAGGCAGTGCAGAAATACGGGCTTCGAAGTACCCTAGAACATATTAGAATGACAGGGTTGTTTCCTTATTGA
- the LOC126603789 gene encoding protein DA1-like isoform X1: MVLLIVLGFYLIWVCSVSIHNSCKSLWILLEITLHIMGWLSKIFKGSSHKISEEHCHDNSGEDADSHEPSCSGEVWSENENEDIDRAIALSLLEENQKGKNVVGSDSQLQEDEQLARVIQESLNAESPPRHGNGNGNTYQPIPPIPPIPPPRHGNGNGNGNTYQPITPPRYGNGSSYPIPMYYPMGSRVCAGCNAEIGFGRYLNCMNAVWHPECFRCRACNQPISDYEFSTSGHYPYHKACYKESYHPKCDVCKHFIPTNPAGLIEYRAHPFWVQKYCPAHEIDNTPRCGSCERMEARDTRYVPLDDGRKLCLECLDSAVMDTSECQPLYLDIQEFYEGLNMKLEQQVPLLLVERQALNEARGGERNGHYHMPETRGLCLSEEQTISKISRRPRFGAGHQAAELITEPYKLTRRCEVTAILILYGLPRLLTGSILAHEMMHAWLRLKGYRPLSQDVEEGICQVLAHMWLEAELMSGSGGNAASTSSSSSSRASKKGTRSPFESKLGGFFLHQLETDMSPVYGDGFRAGQQAVQKYGLRSTLEHIRMTGLFPY, encoded by the exons ATGGTGCTTTTGATCGTGTTGGGATTTTATCTGATCTGGGTCTGCTCTGTTAGCATTCACAACTCTTGCAAAAGTCTCTGGATTCTTTTGGAG ATAACCTTACACATTATGGGTTGGCTTAGCAAGATTTTTAAAGGCTCGAGCCACAAAATATCGGAGGAGCATTGTCATGACAACAGTGGCGAGGATGCAGATAGCCATGAACCTTCTTGTTCAGGG GAGGTCTGGTCAGAAAATGAGAATGAAGATATAGATCGTGCTATTGCGCTCTCTCTTTTAGAAGAAAACCAAAAGGGGAAAAATGTGGTTG GTTCTGATTCTCAGTTGCAAGAAGATGAACAACTTGCCAGAGTCATACAAGAAAGTCTGAATGCGGAGTCTCCTCCTCGACatggaaatggaaatggaaatACGTATCAACCTATCCCTCCTATCCCTCCTATCCCTCCTCCCCGACatggaaatggaaatggaaatggaaatACATATCAACCTATCACTCCTCCCCGATATGGAAATGGAAGTTCATATCCTATCCCTATGTACTACCCAATGGGCTCCAG GGTTTGTGCTGGTTGCAATGCTGAGATCGGTTTTGGACGATATTTAAATTGCATGAATGCAGTTTGGCATCCAGAATGTTTCCGCTGTCGTGCATGTAACCAACCAATTTCTGATTATGAG TTTTCTACATCTGGGCATTATCCTTACCATAAAGCTTGCTACAAGGAGAGCTACCATCCAAAATGTGATGTTTGCAAGCACTTT ATTCCAACAAACCCTGCTGGTCTTATTGAATATAGGGCACATCCATTTTGGGTCCAAAAATACTGCCCTGCTCATGAAATTGATAATACTCCTCGGTGCGGCAGTTGTGAGCGAATGGAG GCCCGAGACACAAGATATGTACCCCTTGATGATGGTCGGAAGCTCTGTCTAGAGTGTCTGGACTCTGCAGTCATGGATACCAGTGAATGCCAACCCTTATATCTCGATATTCAagaattttatgaaggtttaAATATGAAGTTGGAGCAGCAAGTTCCACTACTCTTGGTTGAAAGACAAGCGCTAAATGAAgcaagaggaggagaaagaaat GGCCATTATCACATGCCTGAGACTAGAGGGCTTTGCCTTTCTGAGGAACAAACTATTAGCAAG ATTTCAAGGCGGCCACGGTTTGGGGCAGGACACCAAGCTGCGGAATTGATAACAGAGCCCTACAAGCTGACTCGTCGCTGTGAGGTGACTGCAATTCTAATCTTATATGGTCTTCCAAG GTTGCTGACTGGGTCTATTCTAGCTCACGAGATGATGCATGCATGGCTGCGGCTTAAAG GTTACCGACCTCTTAGTCAAGATGTCGAAGAAGGTATCTGTCAAGTTTTAGCTCACATGTGGCTAGAGGCCGAGCTTATGTCTGGCTCAGGCGGCAATGCTGCATCAACCtcgtcttcctcctcttccaggGCATCAAAGAAGGGTACAAGATCACCGTTTGAGAGTAAGCTCGGGGGGTTCTTTTTGCACCAGCTTGAAACAGACATGTCCCCGGTATATGGAGATGGATTCAGGGCCGGTCAACAGGCAGTGCAGAAATACGGGCTTCGAAGTACCCTAGAACATATTAGAATGACAGGGTTGTTTCCTTATTGA